In a genomic window of Phragmites australis chromosome 14, lpPhrAust1.1, whole genome shotgun sequence:
- the LOC133891684 gene encoding G-type lectin S-receptor-like serine/threonine-protein kinase At2g19130 isoform X2 has protein sequence MDFLSKTHSSFTFPILVVLHICTVTFAATDTISRIQPLSGDTTVVSKEGKFQLGFFSPGNNENFYVGIWFRSISKRTVIWVANRDKPVSSATSPELKISEDGNLVLLNSLGAPIWSSNSTRKLNSSTIAVLLDNGNLILRDQDNSSDVFWQSFDHPTDTVLSGQWFGIDKITGEYQNRVSWNDPEDPASGPFSFHVDQITLNQYVSLWNHSKVYWQSGNWTGKAFASIPGMSLNSNYSYDFVNNSRELKFRCTTKDVSIITRIILSVNGQLQRHTWSHDSEEWVVQWYIPQALCDVYSVCGPFGVCKTGAAEKQCFCLPGFRPASLRSWDLGAWSQGCVRQIDIQCVDANKPRDKKEDDAFLKITNIEISRNPIPLKVRTMEECRSICLSNCTCTAYAHEHDCNIWNGELRDLKQLSDGNTDGFDIYIRLSASDPLIQDSEKKAHHVRLTVLIVVLGSIVVALCAIWVIVQMFQRRISSQKAFSNDYSLIVYDYSFLQHCTKNFSDKLGQGSFGSVFKGLLPDSKLIAVKKLQGMRQGEKQFQTEVRALGRIHHTNLVHLTGFCLRGAERLLVYDFMVNGSLDSHLFKNVKILDWNTRFQVILGVAKGLHYLHDECHDRIIHCDIKPENILLDADFSPKVADFGLAKLMDRNYSRALTTMRGTIGYLAPEWIGGLPITPKADVYSYGMMLFEIISGRRNTELMENRTTSYFPVWAAVKISSGDTSEILDSRLHDANFQELERACKVACWCIQDNEAHRPTMRQIVQILQGTQDVSLAPVPVFLQRLVEGEYENDIPESRG, from the exons ATGGATTTCCTCAGCAAGACACATTCTTCCTTTACTTTTCCCATATTAGTTGTCCTCCATATTTGCACAGTTACGTTTGCTGCGACTGATACAATCTCCAGAATCCAACCTCTTTCAGGCGATACAACTGTTGTCTCAAAAGAAGGAAAGTTTCAGCTAGGATTCTTCTCTCCAGGTAATAATGAAAACTTTTATGTTGGTATCTGGTTCAGATCTATTTCAAAGAGGACTGTCATCTGGGTGGCCAATCGAGATAAACCTGTCTCAAGTGCTACATCTCCAGAACTTAAAATTTCTGAGGATGGAAATCTAGTCCTTCTTAACTCTCTTGGGGCACCCATATGGTCATCGAATAGCACAAGGAAGCTCAACAGCTCTACCATCGCAGTTCTCCTTGACAATGGAAATCTTATCCTGAGAGATCAAGACAACTCTTCTGATGTTTTCTGGCAAAGCTTTGATCACCCAACAGATACAGTACTGAGCGGGCAGTGGTTTGGTATAGACAAGATCACAGGTGAATACCAGAATCGTGTTTCTTGGAATGACCCAGAAGATCCTGCATCAGGTCCTTTCTCCTTTCATGTAGACCAAATTACACTCAACCAATATGTCTCACTCTGGAACCACTCGAAAGTTTACTGGCAATCTGGGAACTGGACAGGAAAAGCATTCGCATCCATCCCTGGAATGTCACTTAACAGTAACTACAGCTATGATTTCGTTAACAATAGTCGTGAGCTTAAGTTTAGGTGCACCACAAAGGATGTGTCCATAATCACAAGAATAATTCTTAGTGTTAATGGTCAACTCCAACGTCATACATGGTCCCATGATTCAGAGGAATGGGTAGTACAATGGTATATACCACAAGCTCTATGTGACGTATATTCAGTATGTGGGCCTTTTGGAGTCTGCAAGACAGGTGCTGCTGAGAAGCAATGCTTCTGCTTGCCAGGTTTCAGACCAGCTTCCTTAAGGAGTTGGGATCTTGGAGCATGGAGTCAAGGATGTGTCAGGCAAATAGATATCCAATGTGTCGATGCAAATAAACCAAGagacaaaaaagaggatgaTGCATTTCTCAAGATCACCAACATCGAAATTTCACGCAACCCAATACCACTGAAAGTCCGAACCATGGAGGAGTGCAGATCTATATGCCTGAGCAATTGCACTTGTACTGCATATGCGCACGAACATGATTGTAATATCTGGAATGGTGAACTCCGGGATCTTAAACAATTATCTGATGGTAATACTGATGGTTTTGATATTTATATACGTCTTTCAGCATCGGATCCTCTAATTCAAGATAGTGAAAAGAAGGCGCATCATGTGAGGCTTACCGTGCTAATTGTAGTGCTGGGCAGTATTGTTGTGGCGCTATGTGCTATTTGGGTGATAGTTCAGATGTTTCAAAGAAGGATTTCGAGTCAAAAGGCTTTCTCAAATGATTATTCTCTCATCGTATATGACTATTCCTTTTTACAGCACTGCACAAAGAATTTCTCAGATAAACTGGGACAAGGTAGCTTTGGTTCAGTGTTCAAAGGATTGCTCCCAGACTCAAAATTAATAGCTGTTAAGAAGCTCCAAGGCATGAGACAAGGGGAGAAACAATTTCAAACTGAGGTGAGGGCTTTAGGGAGAATTCACCACACTAATCTGGTTCACCTCACTGGGTTCTGCTTGAGAGGAGCCGAAAGGCTGCTGGTATATGACTTTATGGTAAATGGGTCTCTGGATTCTCATCTCTTCAAGAATGTGAAGATATTGGATTGGAACACAAGATTCCAAGTTATTCTAGGTGTTGCAAAGGGATTACATTATCTCCATGATGAGTGTCATGACCGCATCATACATTGTGATATAAAGCCTGAAAATATACTTCTTGATGCAGACTTTAGTCCAAAAGTGGCAGACTTCGGCCTGGCGAAGCTTATGGATCGAAATTATAGCAGGGCCTTGACAACTATGAGAGGAACAATAGGCTATCTTGCACCAGAATGGATCGGAGGTCTTCCCATTACACCAAAAGCAGATGTGTACAGTTATGGAATGATGCTATTCGAGATAATTTCAGGCAGAAGGAATACAGAATTGATGGAGAACAGAACCACAAGTTACTTTCCAGTGTGGGCTGCTGTGAAGATAAGTTCAGGCGACACTTCTGAAATCTTGGATTCCAGACTTCATGACGCAAATTTTCAAGAGCTAGAGAGAGCATGCAAGGTTGCGTGTTGGTGCATTCAGGACAATGAGGCTCACAGACCAACAATGCGGCAAATAGTTCAAATCTTGCAGGGTACTCAAGATGTCAGTTTGGCCCCAGTACCGGTATTTCTACAACGACTAGTGGAGGGAGAATATG AGAATGACATTCCAGAGTCACGAGGTTGA
- the LOC133891792 gene encoding probable mixed-linked glucan synthase 3, giving the protein MSPAVITGAAARDDGSAGLGEPLLANSEGSSVHAGALRTTANGSRHGHGHVTGPAAKEKESAEDKYWVEIDQPEALEPADAERGGGRRPLLFRSKRVKRSILHPRLCVDRFLIFARLIAVILFFIWRVENNISDVKWLWALSVAGDVWFGFSWLLNQLPRLNPIKSIPNLAALKQQYDLPDGSSSLPGIDIFVTTANPVDEPILYTMNSVLSILATDYPVEKYTCYLSDDAGALIHYEALAETAKFATLWVPFCRKHCIEPRAPESYFGSKVEPYKGKAAEDFVHDHRYLRREYDEFKVRIDKLFDTVRLRSDAYNIVNSEGETKATKATWMADGTQWPGTWLDPIENHMKGHHAPIIQILLEQPNHTPQLGQSTGAQNPLDLNVIDVRLPMLVYMSREKHPSYDHQKKAGAMNVQLRVSALLSNAPFIINFDCDHYINNSKAIRAAMCFMLDPREGENTAFVQFPQRFDDVDPTDRYCNHNRVFFDGTMLALNGLQGPSYLGTGCMFRRTALYGAEPPRRRAIDITVKANIFGNSTSFLESIPIAEKQDRPIMVRPLDELITAELLNLMSCAYEVGTSWGRGIGWIYNIATEDVATGFRVHRQGWFSRHCTIEPAAFRGTAPINLTERLLQIMRWSGGSLEMFFSHNSPLLAGGWMHPLQRVAYLNMTIYPVTSIFIVVYGLCPLMWLFPEEFYIQRPFTRYVLYLILIILMIHMIRAFDIKWAGIAWTDWWRNEQFFMIGATSAYPTAVLYMLIKLITGKGIQFRITSKQTTTDGDGKLADLYVFRWVPLLIPTIVVFVANVGAIGVALGKVIVFNGVWVSVQVRHAALGLLFNIWIMALLYPFALAVLGWRGKKPTILVILLPIAFVAVALAYVAVHSLLVNFIPF; this is encoded by the exons ATGTCTCCGGCGGTGATCACCGGCGCTGCTGCTCGTGACGACGGCAGTGCCGGCCTCGGCGAGCCGCTGCTCGCGAACAGTGAGGGCAGCAGCGTTCACGCCGGGGCCCTGAGGACCACGGCCAATGGCAGCAGGCACGGGCACGGGCACGTCACGGGGCCGGCAGCCAAGGAGAAGGAAAGCGCAGAGGACAAGTACTGGGTGGAAATCGACCAGCCGGAGGCGTTGGAGCCCGCGGATGCGGAGAGGGGCGGGGGCAGGCGGCCCCTACTGTTCCGGAGCAAGAGGGTCAAGCGCAGCATCCTGCACCCGCGC TTATGTGTTGACAGGTTCTTGATCTTCGCTCGACTGATTGCGGTCATTCTTTTCTTCATATGGCGCGTGGAGAACAACATCTCCGATGTCAAGTGGCTTTGGGCGCTATCCGTTGCCGGGGACGTTTGGTTCGGCTTCTCATGGCTCCTCAACCAGCTGCCCAGGTTGAACCCCATCAAGAGCATCCCAAACCTTGCTGCTCTCAAGCAACAGTACGACCTCCCGGACGGCAGCTCAAGCCTCCCCGGAATCGATATCTTCGTCACTACAGCCAACCCTGTTGATGAGCCGATATTGTACACGATGAACTCCGTTCTCTCCATCCTCGCCACTGACTACCCGGTCGAGAAATACACTTGCTATCTGTCGGATGATGCTGGAGCATTGATCCACTACGAGGCATTGGCTGAGACTGCAAAGTTTGCCACATTGTGGGTTCCCTTCTGTAGGAAGCACTGTATCGAACCAAGAGCACCTGAGAGCTATTTTGGGTCAAAAGTAGAACCGTACAAAGGAAAAGCGGCAGAGGATTTTGTACATGACCACAGGTATCTGCGTAGGGAGTATGATGAGTTCAAGGTGCGGATAGACAAGCTCTTTGACACAGTTCGCCTGCGGTCTGATGCATACAATATTGTGAACTCTGAAGGAGAGACAAAGGCAACAAAAGCAACTTGGATGGCTGATGGGACACAGTGGCCAGGAACATGGCTTGATCCAATAGAAAACCATATGAAAGGTCATCATGCGCCAATTATTCAG ATTCTGTTGGAGCAACCAAATCATACACCTCAACTTGGCCAATCCACGGGTGCTCAAAACCCTCTTGACTTGAATGTCATTGATGTCCGTCTCCCAATGCTTGTATACATGTCTCGCGAGAAGCACCCAAGCTATGATCACCAGAAGAAGGCTGGAGCCATGAACGTGCAGCTGCGCGTCTCTGCATTGCTCTCCAACGCGCCCTTCATCATCAACTTTGACTGTGACCACTACATCAATAACTCGAAGGCTATTCGTGCTGCCATGTGCTTCATGCTCGACCCACGGGAAGGAGAAAACACTGCCTTCGTACAGTTCCCACAACGGTTCGACGACGTCGACCCAACAGACAGGTATTGCAACCATAACCGTGTCTTCTTCGATGGCACCATGCTCGCACTCAATGGCCTCCAGGGACCATCTTACCTCGGCACTGGTTGCATGTTCCGTCGCACTGCGCTCTATGGCGCAGAACCTCCTCGTCGAAGAGCCATTGATATCACAGTCAAAGCTAATATTTTTGGCAACTCAACATCGTTCCTAGAATCAATACCAATTGCCGAGAAACAAGATCGACCAATAATGGTGCGGCCACTTGATGAGTTGATTACTGCCGAGTTGTTGAATCTCATGTCGTGTGCATATGAAGTTGGGACTAGTTGGGGCAGGGGTATTGGATGGATTTAcaacattgcaacagaagatgttGCGACCGGTTTTCGTGTGCATCGGCAAGGATGGTTCTCCAGGCATTGCACCATAGAGCCCGCTGCTTTCCGTGGGACTGCACCAATCAACCTTACTGAACGCCTTCTCCAAATTATGCGGTGGTCCGGTGGATCCCTAGAGATGTTCTTCTCCCACAACAGCCCGCTCCTTGCCGGTGGTTGGATGCACCCCTTGCAGCGTGTGGCATACCTCAACATGACAATCTACCCAGTCACCTCAATCTTCATCGTAGTCTATGGTCTATGCCCACTCATGTGGCTTTTCCCTGAAGAATTCTACATACAAAGGCCATTCACTAGGTATGTCTTGTACCTCATTCTGATAATCTTGATGATTCACATGATCAGAGCTTTTGACATAAAGTGGGCGGGGATCGCATGGACGGACTGGTGGCGTAATGAGCAATTCTTCATGATTGGTGCAACAAGTGCATACCCAACTGCAGTGTTGTACATGCTGATCAAGCTCATCACAGGGAAAGGGATACAATTCAGGATCACCTCGAAGCAGACAACAACCGACGGCGATGGAAAGTTGGCCGATTTGTATGTCTTCCGATGGGTGCCGCTATTGATCCCCACAATTGTGGTTTTTGTTGCAAATGTCGGGGCGATTGGTGTGGCGTTGGGTAAGGTGATTGTATTCAATGGAGTTTGGGTATCGGTGCAAGTGAGGCATGCAGCTCTGGGCTTGCTCTTCAACATATGGATCATGGCACTCCTCTACCCATTTGCACTGGCAGTATTGGGATGGCGAGGGAAGAAACCAACTATCCTAGTCATCCTGTTGCCTATTGCCTTTGTAGCTGTTGCCCTGGCATATGTCGCTGTTCATAGCCTTCTCGTTAATTTTATCCCATTCTAG
- the LOC133890970 gene encoding G-type lectin S-receptor-like serine/threonine-protein kinase At2g19130, which yields MAPFLLLLLLLSQILLCTAVDTIKSSTPLSGAQKIVSKGNRFALGFYTPPQGNTASSSPSNYYIAIWYSNIPQVTTVWMANADMPVSDPTTAALTIGRDGNLVLLDQSKKRQLWSTNVSVASNSTVAVLQDSGSLDLTDATNSSIVYWRSIDHPTNTWLPGGKLGLNKITKVSQRLVPWRNAADPSPGLFSLELDPNGTTQYFIQWNDSIAYWTSGPWNNKIFSLVPEMTAGYNYNFQFVNNATESYFIYSMKDDKIISRFIIDVNGQIKQQTWVDAAQQWILFWAQPRSQCEVYALCGAYGSCNLNALPFCSCIKGFSQKVQSDWDIQDYSGGCKRNVLLQCQANSSSAQAQPDKFYTMAGVRLPDNAQSAVAASSQDCQVACLNNCSCNAYTYNSSGCFVWHGDLINLQEQYSGNGGGTLFLRLAASELQDSKKSKPVIVGAVVGGVAAFLIILTIVFFILFQKCRRERTLRISKTTGGTLIAFRYSDLQHVTNNFSERLGGGAFGSVFKGKLLDSTAIAVKRLDGVHQGEKQFRAEVSTIGTIQHVNLVRLLGFCSEGSRRLLVYEFMPNGSLDFQLFPGETTALSWATRYQIALGTARGLNYLHEKCRDCIIHCDVKPENILLDESFVPKVADFGLAKLLGRDFSRVLTTMRGTRGYLAPEWITGVPITAKADVYSYGMMLFELISGRRNADHREEGKSSFPTLASNKLHEGDVRTLLDPRLNGDANVDELTRACKVACWCIQDDESSRPTTGQIVQILEGFLDVNMPPVPRSLRVLDEIPDAINFFSDISSSQASQTQNSTKTSQTHSATSGGSQSQSS from the coding sequence ATGGctcctttcctcctcctgctcctgctcctcagCCAAATCCTTCTCTGCACAGCCGTCGACACCATCAAATCTTCCACACCGCTGTCCGGAGCACAAAAGATTGTGTCCAAGGGCAACAGGTTCGCGTTGGGCTTCTACACCCCACCCCAAGGTAACACCGCCTCGTCGAGCCCCAGCAACTACTACATAGCCATATGGTACAGCAACATACCGCAGGTGACGACCGTGTGGATGGCGAACGCCGACATGCCGGTGTCGGACCCGACCACTGCCGCCTTAACCATCGGAAGGGATGGCAACCTTGTCCTCCTTGATCAGTCCAAGAAGCGGCAGCTATGGTCGACAAACGTAAGCGTAGCCTCCAACTCCACTGTCGCTGTCCTCCAGGACAGCGGTAGCCTCGACCTCACTGATGCCACCAATTCATCAATAGTTTATTGGCGAAGCATAGATCATCCCACGAACACATGGCTTCCTGGGGGCAAGCTCGGGCTGAACAAGATCACCAAGGTCAGCCAGCGGCTTGTTCCGTGGAGGAACGCCGCCGATCCGTCTCCCGGGTTGTTCTCGCTGGAGCTGGACCCGAATGGCACAACGCAGTACTTCATCCAGTGGAATGATTCCATTGCTTACTGGACAAGTGGCCCTTGGAACAACAAAATCTTTAGCCTTGTGCCGGAGATGACAGCTGGTTACAACTACAATTTCCAGTTCGTCAACAACGCCACGGAGAGCTACTTCATCTACTCGATGAAGGACGACAAAATCATCTCGCGGTTCATCATCGACGTGAACGGGCAGATCAAGCAGCAGACATGGGTGGATGCCGCGCAGCAGTGGATCTTGTTCTGGGCTCAACCACGTTCACAGTGTGAGGTTTATGCGCTGTGTGGCGCATATGGCAGCTGCAACCTCAACGCCCTGCCGTTCTGCAGCTGCATCAAGGGGTTCAGTCAGAAGGTTCAGAGTGATTGGGACATCCAGGATTACAGTGGTGGGTGCAAGAGGAACGTACTACTGCAGTGCCAGGCTAATTCGAGCTCTGCACAAGCTCAACCTGATAAGTTTTATACTATGGCAGGCGTCAGGCTACCTGATAATGCTCAGAGTGCTGTGGCTGCGAGCTCTCAAGATTGTCAGGTGGCTTGTCTGAACAACTGCTCTTGTAATGCCTACACTTACAATAGTAGCGGATGCTTCGTTTGGCATGGTGACCTGATTAATCTCCAAGAACAATACAGTGGAAATGGAGGAGGCACACTTTTCCTCAGGCTTGCAGCATCTGAGCTGCAAGATTCCAAAAAGAGCAAGCCAGTGATCGTTGGTGCAGTTGTTGGTGGAGTTGCTGCATTTCTGATAATCCTTACTATAGTGTTCTTCATCCTCTTTCAGAAATGCCGCCGAGAGAGGACACTTCGGATATCCAAGACTACAGGGGGCACACTGATCGCCTTCAGGTACAGTGATCTGCAGCATGTCACTAACAACTTCTCAGAGAGGTTGGGGGGAGGTGCCTTTGGCTCGGTGTTCAAAGGGAAGCTCCTGGATTCAACTGCCATTGCAGTGAAGAGACTCGATGGCGTTCACCAAGGTGAGAAGCAATTCCGTGCTGAGGTAAGCACCATTGGGACGATCCAGCATGTCAATTTGGTCCGCCTACTAGGATTCTGCTCTGAAGGATCAAGGAGGCTGCTTGTGTATGAGTTCATGCCAAATGGCTCCCTGGACTTTCAGCTATTCCCAGGTGAGACAACAGCACTGAGCTGGGCTACCAGGTATCAAATAGCACTTGGAACAGCAAGAGGCCTAAATTACCTACATGAAAAATGTAGGGATTGCATTATACACTGTGATGTCAAGCCGGAGAACATACTCTTGGATGAGTCCTTTGTACCAAAAGTGGCTGATTTTGGTCTAGCAAAGCTCTTAGGCAGGGACTTCAGCCGTGTATTGACAACCATGAGAGGAACAAGGGGTTACCTTGCACCTGAATGGATCACTGGTGTGCCAATAACAGCAAAGGCAGATGTCTATAGCTATGGCATGATGCTCTTTGAACTCATATCAGGCAGGAGGAATGCTGATCACAGAGAAGAGGGTAAATCCTCCTTCCCAACCTTAGCGTCAAACAAGCTTCATGAAGGGGACGTTCGGACCTTGTTGGACCCAAGGCTAAATGGAGATGCAAATGTTGATGAACTCACAAGAGCTTGTAAGGTTGCATGTTGGTGCATTCAAGATGATGAAAGTTCTAGACCCACAACTGGTCAGATTGTTCAAATCCTCGAAGGATTCCTCGACGTTAACATGCCTCCCGTTCCAAGGTCATTGAGAGTTCTTGATGAAATCCCTGATGCCATAAACTTCTTCTCAGATATATCTTCAAGTCAGGCTTCCCAGACACAGAACAGCACGAAAACTTCCCAGACACACAGTGCTACTTCAGGCGGTTCACAATCCCAAAGCTCATAA
- the LOC133891684 gene encoding G-type lectin S-receptor-like serine/threonine-protein kinase At2g19130 isoform X1, which yields MDFLSKTHSSFTFPILVVLHICTVTFAATDTISRIQPLSGDTTVVSKEGKFQLGFFSPGNNENFYVGIWFRSISKRTVIWVANRDKPVSSATSPELKISEDGNLVLLNSLGAPIWSSNSTRKLNSSTIAVLLDNGNLILRDQDNSSDVFWQSFDHPTDTVLSGQWFGIDKITGEYQNRVSWNDPEDPASGPFSFHVDQITLNQYVSLWNHSKVYWQSGNWTGKAFASIPGMSLNSNYSYDFVNNSRELKFRCTTKDVSIITRIILSVNGQLQRHTWSHDSEEWVVQWYIPQALCDVYSVCGPFGVCKTGAAEKQCFCLPGFRPASLRSWDLGAWSQGCVRQIDIQCVDANKPRDKKEDDAFLKITNIEISRNPIPLKVRTMEECRSICLSNCTCTAYAHEHDCNIWNGELRDLKQLSDGNTDGFDIYIRLSASDPLIQDSEKKAHHVRLTVLIVVLGSIVVALCAIWVIVQMFQRRISSQKAFSNDYSLIVYDYSFLQHCTKNFSDKLGQGSFGSVFKGLLPDSKLIAVKKLQGMRQGEKQFQTEVRALGRIHHTNLVHLTGFCLRGAERLLVYDFMVNGSLDSHLFKNVKILDWNTRFQVILGVAKGLHYLHDECHDRIIHCDIKPENILLDADFSPKVADFGLAKLMDRNYSRALTTMRGTIGYLAPEWIGGLPITPKADVYSYGMMLFEIISGRRNTELMENRTTSYFPVWAAVKISSGDTSEILDSRLHDANFQELERACKVACWCIQDNEAHRPTMRQIVQILQGTQDVSLAPVPVFLQRLVEGEYGEDDAIYGYFYPANADDG from the exons ATGGATTTCCTCAGCAAGACACATTCTTCCTTTACTTTTCCCATATTAGTTGTCCTCCATATTTGCACAGTTACGTTTGCTGCGACTGATACAATCTCCAGAATCCAACCTCTTTCAGGCGATACAACTGTTGTCTCAAAAGAAGGAAAGTTTCAGCTAGGATTCTTCTCTCCAGGTAATAATGAAAACTTTTATGTTGGTATCTGGTTCAGATCTATTTCAAAGAGGACTGTCATCTGGGTGGCCAATCGAGATAAACCTGTCTCAAGTGCTACATCTCCAGAACTTAAAATTTCTGAGGATGGAAATCTAGTCCTTCTTAACTCTCTTGGGGCACCCATATGGTCATCGAATAGCACAAGGAAGCTCAACAGCTCTACCATCGCAGTTCTCCTTGACAATGGAAATCTTATCCTGAGAGATCAAGACAACTCTTCTGATGTTTTCTGGCAAAGCTTTGATCACCCAACAGATACAGTACTGAGCGGGCAGTGGTTTGGTATAGACAAGATCACAGGTGAATACCAGAATCGTGTTTCTTGGAATGACCCAGAAGATCCTGCATCAGGTCCTTTCTCCTTTCATGTAGACCAAATTACACTCAACCAATATGTCTCACTCTGGAACCACTCGAAAGTTTACTGGCAATCTGGGAACTGGACAGGAAAAGCATTCGCATCCATCCCTGGAATGTCACTTAACAGTAACTACAGCTATGATTTCGTTAACAATAGTCGTGAGCTTAAGTTTAGGTGCACCACAAAGGATGTGTCCATAATCACAAGAATAATTCTTAGTGTTAATGGTCAACTCCAACGTCATACATGGTCCCATGATTCAGAGGAATGGGTAGTACAATGGTATATACCACAAGCTCTATGTGACGTATATTCAGTATGTGGGCCTTTTGGAGTCTGCAAGACAGGTGCTGCTGAGAAGCAATGCTTCTGCTTGCCAGGTTTCAGACCAGCTTCCTTAAGGAGTTGGGATCTTGGAGCATGGAGTCAAGGATGTGTCAGGCAAATAGATATCCAATGTGTCGATGCAAATAAACCAAGagacaaaaaagaggatgaTGCATTTCTCAAGATCACCAACATCGAAATTTCACGCAACCCAATACCACTGAAAGTCCGAACCATGGAGGAGTGCAGATCTATATGCCTGAGCAATTGCACTTGTACTGCATATGCGCACGAACATGATTGTAATATCTGGAATGGTGAACTCCGGGATCTTAAACAATTATCTGATGGTAATACTGATGGTTTTGATATTTATATACGTCTTTCAGCATCGGATCCTCTAATTCAAGATAGTGAAAAGAAGGCGCATCATGTGAGGCTTACCGTGCTAATTGTAGTGCTGGGCAGTATTGTTGTGGCGCTATGTGCTATTTGGGTGATAGTTCAGATGTTTCAAAGAAGGATTTCGAGTCAAAAGGCTTTCTCAAATGATTATTCTCTCATCGTATATGACTATTCCTTTTTACAGCACTGCACAAAGAATTTCTCAGATAAACTGGGACAAGGTAGCTTTGGTTCAGTGTTCAAAGGATTGCTCCCAGACTCAAAATTAATAGCTGTTAAGAAGCTCCAAGGCATGAGACAAGGGGAGAAACAATTTCAAACTGAGGTGAGGGCTTTAGGGAGAATTCACCACACTAATCTGGTTCACCTCACTGGGTTCTGCTTGAGAGGAGCCGAAAGGCTGCTGGTATATGACTTTATGGTAAATGGGTCTCTGGATTCTCATCTCTTCAAGAATGTGAAGATATTGGATTGGAACACAAGATTCCAAGTTATTCTAGGTGTTGCAAAGGGATTACATTATCTCCATGATGAGTGTCATGACCGCATCATACATTGTGATATAAAGCCTGAAAATATACTTCTTGATGCAGACTTTAGTCCAAAAGTGGCAGACTTCGGCCTGGCGAAGCTTATGGATCGAAATTATAGCAGGGCCTTGACAACTATGAGAGGAACAATAGGCTATCTTGCACCAGAATGGATCGGAGGTCTTCCCATTACACCAAAAGCAGATGTGTACAGTTATGGAATGATGCTATTCGAGATAATTTCAGGCAGAAGGAATACAGAATTGATGGAGAACAGAACCACAAGTTACTTTCCAGTGTGGGCTGCTGTGAAGATAAGTTCAGGCGACACTTCTGAAATCTTGGATTCCAGACTTCATGACGCAAATTTTCAAGAGCTAGAGAGAGCATGCAAGGTTGCGTGTTGGTGCATTCAGGACAATGAGGCTCACAGACCAACAATGCGGCAAATAGTTCAAATCTTGCAGGGTACTCAAGATGTCAGTTTGGCCCCAGTACCGGTATTTCTACAACGACTAGTGGAGGGAGAATATG GTGAGGATGATGCCATTTATGGCTACTTTTACCCCGCCAATGCCGACGATGGGTAA